AAGTCTACAGAATAATAGACAACCACTAGAGGACGCTTAGCATATCTTTTAGCATCATTGGAAGGCTTGCGATGACCAACTAGAGGCAAGGCATGTTTTAACACATGCTCTTTAATCTCTGATCCATCTGTAGAATCCTGcttaaaaaattggaaaaaagttcaaaaaaatgGCATTAAGTGACATTTCTGTTATACACTACTGGAAACTAATATCGATGCATGCGTGAATGAGAAAGAGGAGCATGTTATAAACAATGCTGTCATCTTATTCTTCAAATCCTTGAGCACTAAAACCAATGTAATATTCTATCCTAAACTGAATACTGTAACGGTaagttattattttaatacataacTTCATTTTATAAACCCAGAGGTTTTCTCAAACAAAGCAATACAATTTCAGGGGGCAAACAGGTGGCCTCAAATTATCTAGTGGAGTACTTCCAACAGCAAGATGCCAAATGCCTTCAATCCATGCACGAACTTTCTAGCCTTGGACAAGCTACTCACTTTAAGATCCAAAACATGCATCTTGGGCTCGTGCTTTGACTGAAATTTTTCTGGCTGCATGACAACCAGTTTTCCTGGAGATGCTTTCAATAGTTTTGCAATCTCGTTGTTGAAGGTGTGGTGGAACTTGTAATCTTCTCTTAAACCATTAGCTGAAAAATTAAAGTTAGGGAGAAGGAAAAGTCATCAAGAAGTGAACTGAGAGCCTCCAACTGAAACCTTGAGACTGCACTGCAAGGAAACTCTCTTCCCATTTTCACTGGGACATGGACCTACCCACAGTCTTGGAGAACAGCTCTTATTCAGGTGTGAGAAGCATGTGAAAATGCATACAGTTCAAGTATACTGTTCAACAACCTGTCTACTTGATGAGTTATTCTACATATTCAAAAACCCTGAACAGCTTCCAAAACATACACAGTTAAACAGTTGTTTATCAGTCTCCTACCTCTTGGTAGATAACAGAAAAGTAGAGCTGGAAAGGAACTCACAAGGTGACCTAGTCAATCCATTTGCTGTGGGGCAGCCTGGGAAACATTTCTGTAACTTGCCATGCTGCAGCAACCAAATCAGCTCCTAATCCAACTATAAATGAGAGTAGCCCCAGATGCAGGCATAGCTGGGAGAGAAGAATTGCCCATATTGCTCTCAAGGCTCTGGCAGAAACCAAGAATGGCTGCGAGTAGTTTGATCATGTAAGACACAGGGATTGATTAAAGGGACTGAGCACTTCAAGTGCTTAACCTCTTCTTTGTGGTAACAAATATTGTTATCAGGACCATCAATGTGGCATGTCAAAGGGGTTTTTAAGAATAAACATTGCCAGGAATGGTCTAGCTAAGTTGATCCAGAGGTGGATGATGGTTCTTtctccaggcagagcccagcctcTGGAACCGTCAGATACGAAACAAGCAATAACAGGTGGCAAAGCTAGTGAGGCTTTAAGCCAAGAAGCTGTGATTTATTCCTCAGCTAGGAACTTTCCCTCCTTTCTAGTTTGCATGTTTTTAGGGACACAGTACTAAGAGGAGGTACCTCCCATGACTGGCTGATACTTTTGTTACAGCCTCAAAATCTGGTGTGAGCTTGCTTTCTTGAGTACAAGTAGATGATCACCCTTCAATCTCCTTCCTCTTATTCCTCTCCGACCTCCCCCCGTGAATTAAGAGCAGAAATAAAGGATCTCTCTGTGTCCAAAGTCCTGGACAGAATCTCAATAAAACATACagtagtattttaaaacattctttaccTGCTTCCTGATAGAGCTGATAGGCTTTGTCATTCTCTCCACTAAAGACACCAATGATGATGACATCATCTCCATCCCTCAGAAATTCCTGAACCTGCTTGGTTGCCTGAATCTGTTTCGATGGAGGACCAGCCTGTTCAATCATGTAGTCGACAATACCTGTGAGAGAAACCCACCCCCCAAAAGTTGCTTAGAACATTTATTGAACTGAAAGGCTCAGGAACTCCCTCTACAACATTGTTTAATACCACATTTCCTGTGGATGTCTTTCTTTCTGTGCAGCCCTCCCACAATAACTAAAAGACCAAATCAGCAAAGCCTCAGTCCAAGTTTTTAAAGCTGCAGTTCTGGATATTCTCTTTCAGGTTGGTTTCAGAAAAGGTGACCGATCATGAGTTCCATCAGCTGATCTTTCAAGTAACCCTCCTTTCTTAAATTCTAGACCCTTCACTGTCTCCTGACCCAGCTATGAGCCGAAGTTCTACTTGGGTAGTCTTAAGTCTTCCCACTTATTAAAAAATACTATCGAGCATTTCACCAGCTGTTATGGTGCATTCCACAGCAATTAAAAGCTGTCCATTTACTCATACTGCAACTGTTTCACCATGTGTATTTAACTTACTTTATATTGAAGGGAGCTTATAGTACCACCATAAGACATTATAAAGACTAGAGACAAATTTACACTGCTAGCCTATGTAGGTATGAGGCCACAGTTTTTCAGGTTTCCCCAACTACCATTGCTATGATGTTAACAAGGCTGCAAGTCCTACAGATACATCAGAACATTTGTGGTCAAGCCCTtaggaaataagaaaaagcagaagttgcAGTACCATATTTTTCCCGTGGACCACTGTAGTCATAAGGCTTGCCCTTGCGGAAGATTTTCAGAGTTGGGTAGCCAGTGACATCAAACTTCTTTGCAAGCTCAGTTTCAGCAGTGGCATCAACTTTAGCCAGGGGAATAGGGGGCGTGCGCTTGCTGAGCTCCTGGGCAGCCTTCTCGTATTCTGGAGCAAGCCTTTTGCAGTGTCCACACctagggaaggagagaagaggacaGTTTTTACAAGCCATGAGTCCTGCTAGGTACCTTCTATCTCTGAATTGGAAGGATTAAGTCTTCCAGAATGGAGAAAGTAGGAATGGGGTTATTCAATCCACAGGACACTTCAGGCTAGGAAGACTTGTCTCTCCAACCTGAAGAGGACAACCCCCCTATGCCTGGCCCCACACTACTATAGGTAGTTGCATTTTTAGAGGCCATTTTTAAACTAAGGACCAAATCTCTTTGGTTTTCAGTATCTCTCAACGTGTTCCCAAAATAGCAAATGAGAATCTTCAGTGAGGTTTTGGAGACCACTCCTTGCTGATCCACAGATCCAGTCTAGTCTTCAAGTGTAATGTGAACCTAGGTCCGGATTCGAGCTAAGGTACATCAGAGATACACACACCTGCACAAGGCAAGCCTCTTTAAAAGAGGCATGACAACAGAAAAATGGTTCACCAAGTGTGCTCAGGCCAGCTGTGCTAGGAAAGTACAGGTGACTGCCTTCTTCCTTACCACGGAGCGTAGAATTCCACCAGGATTATGTCAGCACCATTCACAACATCATCAAAATTATCCTGAGTCAATACGAGGGTAGCTTCTGGTGGAGGGGTCCAATTGGGGTCAGAAACCTCCTTGACTTTGGCCACAATTGCTGAAATGCAGTTCAACAGCCCAATTAGCAAGTTTATATTATCATACCAGTAGCATACTGAATGCAAGAGTTGGTATCAAGAATTTAAAATCAGAGTGgcaagcctggtcttgaaccaaaGCTTACATGTTAAGCTCACAAGAACACTTTCTTTATCAAGCGCCCTTTATGCTTTATTTCCTTGTTGGTATTGCCAAGGTCTTCTCTTCACTCCATAGAGCATCTTTCTTATGCAGAGCACAGATCTGTAACTTTGCAGCGCTGTAGCATATGAATTCCATCTCAAAACAGACAGAGAAGGTAAGTTTCCCCCCTCTGACTAAAGTCAGACACATTCTTTAAGCGAGAAACAAGTGGTTTTCTGTACAGTCAATATACAGTCCAGATATTTCTTATTAACTGATTCTTTAGAAAGCATGACACTACCTTCTCTTCTAGCCAAGGCATAGCTAGAAACCTATTAGCAACAGCACTACCCACTACCTGCAAGTTTGTCCTTTAGCATACAAGCAATTGAGAAGACAGGCAAAATTTCAGCCTTCATAATACTATTCTGCTTAAGATAAAGTAACTTGAGATCAAAGTCCTTCAAAATAGTCACATTAAGAAGCAAGATTATATAATTCTTTGCTTTCTTACAGAGAATTGCTACAGACCGGTGCTTACCATCTTCTGTCCGAGAACCGTCATAGTCAACAGGTTGGCCTTTCTTCAGGATTTTGATGGTTGGATAACCACTGACATCAAAACGACTTGCTAGTGAAGTGGCTGCAGTAGCATCTACTTTGGCAACTGGAATAGGAGGGTCATTTTCCTTCAGAGTTTTGGCTATCTTCTCATATTCAGGAGCAAACTGCTTGCAATGCCCACACCTGTCAGAAGATGACACAAGTAGATATAATAACGTTAGACAGAACCACAGGGGGTAATTTGCTATTCTGCGTTTCCAGGATGACTTCTGACAGGTGTTCACAACATCAACGCCAGAACGTTGGTCTTGCTATGTTTTCAGATCAGGGAGAGGTAGAGAGTAATTGTAGCTAATCTGCTGTTTTTTCaaaacctggctttttttttttctccattcaaaAGGCAACACACTTTCATGTGTCTCATAAAGCCATTATAAAAAATGTAACAatcccttttaaaacaaaattgcaaaCCTTGTACtgtgcttctccttcctccctgtacCCCCAAATATGGTCTCATTCAGACTTCAGCTTCTGCCTAATCTAGGTTCATCTTCTCTACTCAGCACCCTAAATTGAACTAAAGGGAAAAATGAACCAGTAGTTATGTTGGCTTAATGAAAtcttgtgggagaatggctagctgagaagggtcatgtagacatgatccagctggccaagcaaaagcttgagaaacatcggattcagcccccgtaactactgggctggtaaggacaccttgtccttgactataattgttgtatgataacagggaggttgcagctgctcaggcatgggaaaagaggatgaaagtaactgtaaagaaggaaccaagggcggagttgatctttctaagaactaaccaatcatgagcttaacttttgtaatatgtatgagctaattatgttagaacataaaaggccactgtgtgaatcaataaacgaagcttgctgatcactcatattgagtggccctgtcttccctccgtcgcgacaaaatCTCACACTCACTATGGCATTGCAGCACCTACCCTCTGGCCACACCAAAGTCTTCGGGAAGAACAGAAGCTCCTGCTGCAAAAGCTGACACAACAGAGTATACCAGCATAAGAAGAACTGAATATAGCTTGACAAGCTGAcgacaaaaccaagaaaataaagaaaaaaaagtgggaaggTCATGTGTAGCAGATGACCTGTACTCCTTAGCCTCTCAACTGGCAAGAGGTGGagtagaaaaaaagagaagaggtgtTTGGTCTGTGATGACCACTCCTCTTTCTGTTTGGATAAATTAAGCTTCACGTTCAGTTTTCATGCAGGCAAACTACAGCTGCAGAAGTAGTACCTACAGCCAAGCAGGAATGGCATTCGCTAATGAGAGTAGCATTAGTGAAAATGCAACTCCACATCAAGCAAGATCACATTCTCCACTCTATTCAAAGACTAGAAAAGGACATATGAGTAATCATCTCTATATCACTAAGCCACAAAGGAAGAGAGGTCCTGTCTGCAACACTAAATCACCAACTTTACTGCAAATATACTCTACTCTTGTTTTTCCCCACTAACCACTGGTGTTATTCTGTGTACCCTGGTATGCCAGTAGAATTATCACCATTAGGTAGATGTATGAGACACTGTTTAATTTGACAATACAAACGCGCTATGTCCTTACTCATACCACACCCTTCTGGCAAGGAGAGAGATTTGAACTTGAGGAGGAAAACCTTCTAGCAATTCCCCTGCTAGGGAAATCTTCATTCCTCCATCTAGTTGAGGAAGTGCACAAGTTCTCAGTGGGCCAGCACAAGGACACAATAGCAGGCTGCAAGGCCGCACTGTGTAACTTCCCTGGAGCTCACTGGGACCATCTCAGTTCCCTGAAAGGCACAGAGCAGGGACAGGACCAGGGCTGTGCTTCCTTTGGCATGGAATCCCTCAGCATGACCCACATCTGTGGAAAAAGAGCAGGCTGTTGTCTGTTGCATGGtacaggggaagggaaaagggtaCCTCCACACCAGGAGAACCCTGGACTACAGCAGAGTCCAGTGCTTCTCCTGCAGGCAAGCTACTCCTAAGTCATCTTTAAAACTGCAACCCAAGCTTCCTTTTTAAGAGTGTGTCCTGTCACAGAAGCCCCCAGCATCCACCTCATCCTGCACCTAAGGAGGTACCACAAGCTGTGAACTCACCATGGTGCATAGAACTCCAGCAGCACTGTGTCCTTGTCTGCAGTGAAGGTGTCAAAGTTTGCATCATTCAAGACTAATACACCATTTTCTTCTTTAACTTcagaatcatcatcatcatcatcatcttcctcatcttcatcatcacTGTCATCATCAGCTTCTTTTCTAACAGATTctggaaaagtaaaagtgaaagTGCAATACGGATTAGGTTGTGTCAAGTTTAACATTAAAATAACGCTACCAGGTTAAAGATGGATTAAGTATATTccatggttaaaaaaaagtatcaacaCAGCTAACTCAGTTTGCAAAGAGCTTGGACTCTTAATATTTGACCAGTGCCATTTCATTTCTGTGCATGCTATGCCAGCTAACAATATCAATATTTCAGTAAAGTGTCAAAATGCATTTTGCCCTTCAGGGCAAACAACAAAATGGACAGACAAGAATTAATGCATACAGACACATGTGACAAATGCTACCAATGTCTGTTGGGTATCTTGTTGAAATGTGGGAAGCAAGGCACCAGACATGCTTTGTTGGGTAAGAAGGGCACACAGATGATACCTGAATTCAAACAGAAGCCTTTCATCATGCAGCAAAACAGCTGTCCTTCAAGTGCAACAACTTGTGATTGGAAAACTTAGGTGTCTTGAACCAAAAAAACAGATGTTGTCTGTCCCCAATGCTTCCCTTGTACCCTTACTTGCTacacctgtgacatcacaactgcTATGCTCTGCCTGTCTGAAGGTCTAATAAACAGACAGGCTTGCTATAAGCTCAAATGCTATCATTTCAGTACTACCAAGATGGTTTAAAGGCAGCACTTCAAAATTATGCTTGTGTTCCTGACTGCCCAGTCCCACCCCTGCCACCTCAGTATATCTTGCTTTCAGTTACAGTGATGTTTAGGTCTGCAATTCATTGAAGAGACTTTCAGGAGCACCAGTCTGCTCTGAGTCAGCACCAGGCTGCAGAGTGAGTGTAAAATCAAGTAATTAAGTGACTGTCACAGGAATCCCATGAAAACCCACTCCTATGCACTTGGCAGATGCAGGTACTCTTCCAAAATAAATGGAGTGAAAACCTCTTTCAAAGAACTTTTGGGGAGGCCTTTGATTTGAGGAGAACCAAAACTGCTGGTCCAGAACAGGCCTTtcaaggagaaagcagagttgctaaATTACCAAAGCAAAGTTAGCACATGAAATCTGAAGCCAGGACATTTCAACTGGTTCAATCTTTGTTGGCTTGGAACTTGAGATGGTTTCCTTAATATTTAATCTTTCACATGTTCCTTTAAACTTGTTTTTGTTTCAACTGCTATCATTTGAGTCAAGCAGACCTTCCGGAATAACTTTAAAGGAATTTCAGTCACAGAACAAGTAACAAAAATACCTCATGCCAAATGAAAACTGTGCAACAATGAAGCTAAGGCCCTTTCAACCACTGGGAGCCCCAGGATTACAAAACAAAGAGATTAAGGTTTCTTGTTGAACACTATTCTCTACTTAACTTTAATTGGCTTTTCACTAAGCTGACAGGAGTtactgcaggaggacagcaaatcACGTACATGTAAGGTACTTATTCAGGACAACAATcctgaaaatattctgatttcacCCGGAATTTGAAAGGTAAGAATGATAAATATGTAGCATCCAGGTATGAAAAAGTggtaaaaaccaaaccccactaTTCTCAGACCAATGGCAGGCCATAGCAACAAGCTCACCCATGGACAAAATTACGCCCTTAAATTGCAATAGCTGTTTTTCTGttagaagatattaaaaaaataagcctaTATGCTTTCAGAAACCAATATGTGCCCCTGgagaaaatgctttaattttaattagaaCCCA
The nucleotide sequence above comes from Numenius arquata chromosome 4, bNumArq3.hap1.1, whole genome shotgun sequence. Encoded proteins:
- the PDIA4 gene encoding protein disulfide-isomerase A4 isoform X1, which encodes MRPRGLWVLVLLLGLAQIALLARGAAAEEDDDGDGESVRKEADDDSDDEDEEDDDDDDDSEVKEENGVLVLNDANFDTFTADKDTVLLEFYAPWCGHCKQFAPEYEKIAKTLKENDPPIPVAKVDATAATSLASRFDVSGYPTIKILKKGQPVDYDGSRTEDAIVAKVKEVSDPNWTPPPEATLVLTQDNFDDVVNGADIILVEFYAPWCGHCKRLAPEYEKAAQELSKRTPPIPLAKVDATAETELAKKFDVTGYPTLKIFRKGKPYDYSGPREKYGIVDYMIEQAGPPSKQIQATKQVQEFLRDGDDVIIIGVFSGENDKAYQLYQEAANGLREDYKFHHTFNNEIAKLLKASPGKLVVMQPEKFQSKHEPKMHVLDLKQDSTDGSEIKEHVLKHALPLVGHRKPSNDAKRYAKRPLVVVYYSVDFSFDYRVATQYWRGKVLEVAKDFPEYVFAVSDEEDYSSEIKDLGLLESGEDVNVAILDEGGKKYAMEPEEFDSDVLRQFVVAFKKGKLKPIVKSQPVPKNNKGPVKVVVGKTFDTIVMDPKNDVLIEFYAPWCGHCKKLEPVYAELGKKYKNEKNLVIAKMDATANDVTSDRYKVEGFPTIYFAPRDKKNNPIKFEGGDRDLEHLSKFIEEHATKLSRTKEEL
- the PDIA4 gene encoding protein disulfide-isomerase A4 isoform X4; protein product: MRPRGLWVLVLLLGLAQIALLARGAAAEEDDDESVRKEADDDSDDEDEEDDDDDDDSEVKEENGVLVLNDANFDTFTADKDTVLLEFYAPWCGHCKQFAPEYEKIAKTLKENDPPIPVAKVDATAATSLASRFDVSGYPTIKILKKGQPVDYDGSRTEDAIVAKVKEVSDPNWTPPPEATLVLTQDNFDDVVNGADIILVEFYAPWCGHCKRLAPEYEKAAQELSKRTPPIPLAKVDATAETELAKKFDVTGYPTLKIFRKGKPYDYSGPREKYGIVDYMIEQAGPPSKQIQATKQVQEFLRDGDDVIIIGVFSGENDKAYQLYQEAANGLREDYKFHHTFNNEIAKLLKASPGKLVVMQPEKFQSKHEPKMHVLDLKDSTDGSEIKEHVLKHALPLVGHRKPSNDAKRYAKRPLVVVYYSVDFSFDYRVATQYWRGKVLEVAKDFPEYVFAVSDEEDYSSEIKDLGLLESGEDVNVAILDEGGKKYAMEPEEFDSDVLRQFVVAFKKGKLKPIVKSQPVPKNNKGPVKVVVGKTFDTIVMDPKNDVLIEFYAPWCGHCKKLEPVYAELGKKYKNEKNLVIAKMDATANDVTSDRYKVEGFPTIYFAPRDKKNNPIKFEGGDRDLEHLSKFIEEHATKLSRTKEEL
- the PDIA4 gene encoding protein disulfide-isomerase A4 isoform X3, which encodes MRPRGLWVLVLLLGLAQIALLARGAAAEEDDDESVRKEADDDSDDEDEEDDDDDDDSEVKEENGVLVLNDANFDTFTADKDTVLLEFYAPWCGHCKQFAPEYEKIAKTLKENDPPIPVAKVDATAATSLASRFDVSGYPTIKILKKGQPVDYDGSRTEDAIVAKVKEVSDPNWTPPPEATLVLTQDNFDDVVNGADIILVEFYAPWCGHCKRLAPEYEKAAQELSKRTPPIPLAKVDATAETELAKKFDVTGYPTLKIFRKGKPYDYSGPREKYGIVDYMIEQAGPPSKQIQATKQVQEFLRDGDDVIIIGVFSGENDKAYQLYQEAANGLREDYKFHHTFNNEIAKLLKASPGKLVVMQPEKFQSKHEPKMHVLDLKQDSTDGSEIKEHVLKHALPLVGHRKPSNDAKRYAKRPLVVVYYSVDFSFDYRVATQYWRGKVLEVAKDFPEYVFAVSDEEDYSSEIKDLGLLESGEDVNVAILDEGGKKYAMEPEEFDSDVLRQFVVAFKKGKLKPIVKSQPVPKNNKGPVKVVVGKTFDTIVMDPKNDVLIEFYAPWCGHCKKLEPVYAELGKKYKNEKNLVIAKMDATANDVTSDRYKVEGFPTIYFAPRDKKNNPIKFEGGDRDLEHLSKFIEEHATKLSRTKEEL
- the PDIA4 gene encoding protein disulfide-isomerase A4 isoform X2, translated to MRPRGLWVLVLLLGLAQIALLARGAAAEEDDDGDGESVRKEADDDSDDEDEEDDDDDDDSEVKEENGVLVLNDANFDTFTADKDTVLLEFYAPWCGHCKQFAPEYEKIAKTLKENDPPIPVAKVDATAATSLASRFDVSGYPTIKILKKGQPVDYDGSRTEDAIVAKVKEVSDPNWTPPPEATLVLTQDNFDDVVNGADIILVEFYAPWCGHCKRLAPEYEKAAQELSKRTPPIPLAKVDATAETELAKKFDVTGYPTLKIFRKGKPYDYSGPREKYGIVDYMIEQAGPPSKQIQATKQVQEFLRDGDDVIIIGVFSGENDKAYQLYQEAANGLREDYKFHHTFNNEIAKLLKASPGKLVVMQPEKFQSKHEPKMHVLDLKDSTDGSEIKEHVLKHALPLVGHRKPSNDAKRYAKRPLVVVYYSVDFSFDYRVATQYWRGKVLEVAKDFPEYVFAVSDEEDYSSEIKDLGLLESGEDVNVAILDEGGKKYAMEPEEFDSDVLRQFVVAFKKGKLKPIVKSQPVPKNNKGPVKVVVGKTFDTIVMDPKNDVLIEFYAPWCGHCKKLEPVYAELGKKYKNEKNLVIAKMDATANDVTSDRYKVEGFPTIYFAPRDKKNNPIKFEGGDRDLEHLSKFIEEHATKLSRTKEEL